A stretch of DNA from Spirosoma endbachense:
AGCTATCGGCTTCCAGTTGAAACAGAAAAGGCAATAAATCACTATAGCTAATGTCGGCGCTATGGGTCGAGTCGTGATCACCACCGGGGCATGAGTGGACTCCAATCTTCTTTTTTTCATCGGCGGTAAACCGATTAAGAACCTGATTGTTGAGGTCAATAAAAGCCGCCAGTATTTGTTTGCTAGGATCTAATTTAAGGGCGAGTCGTGCTTCTGTAAAATCAATTTGCACTTTATAAGCCCCATTGTTCAGACAGGTTCTGATATCGGCTTCGGCATCGTCGACAAGATCGGCTAAAAACTGGTCCCGTGAATAGCCCTCGATTCCATCCTGTGGATACAGTAAGCTAATTGCCGAACAGGAAATTACGGCCTGCTTTATTGGAAGGGCCGAATATTGCTGTGCTTTCCGAAGGTATGAATTGGCAAAGGCCGTGTAGTGAAACGGGCCAGCCGTTAGTTTGGGTAGTTGGCGGGTATGCCCATCGGCAAACGGAATAATTACGCCATCGGGTGCCAGACTCGCTAAACCCTGAAGCGGGTAGGTAACAAAACTTGGCTTGGCCTGTTCACCGTCAGAAAGTACCGGAGAGCCCGTTTTTTCGAGTTCCTGTATGGTTTCCTGAGTGGCCTTCGCAACTAATTTCTCTAATTCGTCTGCTTTAATTTGTCCGTTTGCAAAAGCGGCCATAG
This window harbors:
- a CDS encoding cobalamin-independent methionine synthase II family protein, whose translation is MTISTEPIGSIPRPLYLQQAMAAFANGQIKADELEKLVAKATQETIQELEKTGSPVLSDGEQAKPSFVTYPLQGLASLAPDGVIIPFADGHTRQLPKLTAGPFHYTAFANSYLRKAQQYSALPIKQAVISCSAISLLYPQDGIEGYSRDQFLADLVDDAEADIRTCLNNGAYKVQIDFTEARLALKLDPSKQILAAFIDLNNQVLNRFTADEKKKIGVHSCPGGDHDSTHSADISYSDLLPFLFQLEADSFYLEYAAEPNKKAVLESIKENLKSNQQVFLGVTNVLDPRVETAEEIRDLILEAAAVIPIEQLGTTDDCGFSPFGDDTSTAREIAFAKIRARIDGTKLAENELASS